From the Chloroflexia bacterium SDU3-3 genome, one window contains:
- a CDS encoding FHA domain-containing protein, with product MARITVTIEGEERTFPLSEHGLRVGRSPENAIVLNHVFVSRRHASFELRGHEAWLVDHESRNGVLLNRLRVREAQLADGDIVRIGPFDLRFEERAVQQVVLDDSRYLPLAAESREIKSGELPELGLDLREFIRISKRLNSIISMGELLDTVMEEALQLVPAQRGVLMLYKGSELVPMVVYPPSQGDVALSSTIARRALDANEAVLTRDARLDFGGSESIISANIRSAICVPLISEGKATGLIYLDSPGRDQFSEAQRDMLSALVSQASTHIERARLSDELRHQAELRQNLERFMSPNVARLVASYYARHGQLWEPQELEVSVLFADVKGFTPLSEALSPREVQELLNEYLHEMTEVIFAHNGTLDKYIGDGIMAVFGAPRLNDDGQAGRYAVAAVNAALDMLEAHRRLNERHEPNKRFSFRIGINTGLAYAGFFGTRQRLEYTVLGDTVNTASRLESAAEPNSILVGEATCHAVGSAFAMQKMGELQLKGKARKVLAYKVLSRT from the coding sequence ATGGCACGAATCACGGTCACGATAGAGGGCGAGGAGCGGACCTTCCCCCTGAGCGAGCACGGGCTGCGGGTGGGGCGCTCGCCCGAGAACGCGATCGTGCTGAACCACGTCTTCGTCTCGCGCCGCCACGCCAGCTTCGAGCTGCGCGGCCACGAGGCCTGGCTCGTCGACCACGAGAGCCGCAACGGCGTGCTGCTCAACCGCCTGCGCGTGCGCGAGGCCCAGCTGGCCGACGGCGACATCGTGCGCATTGGGCCGTTCGACCTGCGCTTCGAGGAGCGCGCCGTGCAGCAGGTGGTGCTGGATGACAGCCGCTACCTGCCGCTGGCCGCCGAGAGCCGCGAGATCAAGAGCGGCGAGCTGCCCGAGCTGGGGCTGGATCTGCGCGAGTTCATCCGCATCAGCAAGCGGCTGAACAGCATCATCAGCATGGGCGAGCTGCTGGACACCGTGATGGAGGAGGCGCTGCAGCTGGTGCCAGCCCAGCGCGGCGTGCTGATGCTCTACAAGGGCAGCGAGCTGGTGCCCATGGTGGTCTACCCGCCCTCGCAGGGCGATGTGGCGCTCAGCTCCACCATCGCGCGGCGGGCGCTGGACGCCAACGAGGCCGTGCTCACCCGCGACGCGCGGCTGGATTTCGGCGGGTCGGAGAGCATCATCAGCGCCAACATCCGCTCGGCGATCTGCGTGCCGCTGATCAGCGAGGGCAAGGCCACTGGCCTGATCTACCTCGATTCGCCGGGGCGCGACCAGTTCAGCGAGGCCCAGCGCGACATGCTCTCGGCCCTGGTCAGCCAGGCATCCACCCACATCGAGCGCGCCCGCCTGAGCGACGAGCTGCGCCACCAGGCCGAGCTGCGCCAGAACCTTGAGCGCTTTATGTCGCCCAACGTGGCGCGGCTGGTGGCCAGCTACTACGCCCGCCACGGCCAGCTGTGGGAGCCGCAGGAGCTAGAGGTGAGCGTGCTGTTCGCCGACGTGAAGGGCTTCACGCCGCTCTCCGAGGCGCTCTCGCCCCGCGAGGTGCAGGAGCTGCTGAACGAGTATCTGCACGAGATGACCGAGGTGATCTTCGCCCACAACGGCACGCTCGACAAGTACATCGGCGACGGTATCATGGCGGTGTTCGGCGCGCCGCGCCTGAACGACGACGGCCAGGCCGGGCGCTACGCCGTGGCCGCCGTCAACGCCGCGCTGGACATGCTGGAGGCCCACCGGCGGCTCAACGAGCGCCACGAGCCGAACAAGCGCTTCTCGTTCCGGATCGGGATCAACACCGGCCTAGCCTACGCCGGATTTTTTGGCACGCGGCAGCGTTTAGAGTATACTGTACTGGGCGACACCGTCAACACCGCATCACGCCTTGAATCTGCAGCCGAGCCAAACAGCATCCTCGTGGGCGAGGCCACCTGCCACGCTGTCGGCAGCGCCTTCGCCATGCAGAAGATGGGCGAGCTGCAGCTGAAGGGCAAGGCCCGCAAGGTGCTCGCCTACAAAGTCCTTAGCCGCACCTAG
- a CDS encoding transglutaminase domain-containing protein: MIATRPPAQPYVPWYQRVALPELLPSALMAALMLWSVIQSIAQANWADGLGVLVLVALPALLVGLVFARLAWLPGWLAHWLSATLGVAWAVQCVGPLLQAEVATAYGQTMGERLGSWSDRGSEIVLRTMSLVRIVQAGGRGEDIVLFIVALSLLSWALGYATSWMLFRARWTWPAVLINAVVILVNYTYTAPKPTTLFFIFLSAALLLIVHQQIVAQQRLWSAALIDFPEWMPLRFVMAASLVVGGTALITSILPGEVSIAQAARTWQVMSAPFTTLRESWETAFSTINAPPGTTGSGFFTRSMRVGGARSLGDEVVMQVQSDEFDYWRAITRDRYTGRTWENTVGEAARAQVGATTAEGARTPLDPGALASLPQELLGRTLITQTVTLSSDRADSMLVMGGQFRSAGIPTLVEHTFDATSTPPLPNFEETSGVFSQTPLQATQVYTVASYLSTVDQASLRAAGEAYPDWVRTRYLQLPETMSQRVAEQAHQIVRQASATSPYDKAVAIQAFLRTYVYDEKRQAPPTDTDWADYFIFESKRGYCDDFATAMIVMLRAEGVPARLAQGYAGGSFDQDLGAYVVRESVAHSWPEVYFPGFGWQRFEPTPASYADLPVRPAVSLTATPLASTTPLTSTSTLGDREREDLELQQRIPAPGGPIPQADAAQQRALATALAILAALGALVALFFILLNIGLRGLSPTAAIYTRLARLAGWAGIRHEPHLTPAEYGQRIGEALPEQREAVNQIVGSYVRERYKGSTASSPVERAWQALRPALIGHMLARPFQALRPPKGRG, translated from the coding sequence GCTGGTATTCGCGCGGCTGGCCTGGCTGCCCGGCTGGCTGGCCCACTGGCTGAGCGCCACCCTAGGCGTGGCCTGGGCGGTGCAGTGCGTGGGGCCGCTGCTGCAGGCCGAGGTCGCCACCGCCTACGGCCAGACCATGGGCGAGCGCCTGGGCAGCTGGAGCGACCGCGGCAGCGAGATCGTGCTGCGCACTATGAGCCTGGTGCGGATCGTGCAGGCGGGCGGGCGCGGCGAGGACATCGTGCTGTTCATCGTGGCGCTCTCGCTGCTGTCGTGGGCGCTGGGCTACGCCACCAGCTGGATGCTGTTCCGCGCCCGCTGGACATGGCCCGCCGTGCTGATCAACGCCGTGGTCATCTTGGTCAACTACACCTACACCGCACCCAAGCCCACCACGCTGTTCTTCATCTTTCTCAGCGCCGCGCTGCTGCTGATCGTGCACCAGCAGATCGTGGCCCAGCAGCGCCTGTGGAGCGCGGCCCTGATCGACTTCCCCGAGTGGATGCCGCTGCGCTTTGTGATGGCCGCCTCGCTGGTGGTGGGCGGCACCGCGCTGATCACTAGTATCCTGCCGGGCGAGGTCAGCATCGCCCAGGCGGCGCGCACCTGGCAGGTGATGAGCGCCCCCTTCACCACGCTGCGCGAGAGCTGGGAGACCGCGTTCAGCACTATCAACGCGCCGCCGGGCACCACCGGCAGCGGCTTCTTCACACGCTCGATGCGGGTGGGCGGCGCGCGATCGCTGGGCGACGAGGTGGTGATGCAGGTGCAGTCCGACGAGTTCGACTACTGGCGGGCGATCACCCGCGACCGCTACACCGGGCGCACCTGGGAGAACACCGTGGGCGAGGCCGCCCGCGCCCAGGTGGGCGCGACCACCGCCGAGGGCGCGCGCACCCCGCTCGACCCCGGCGCGCTGGCCAGCCTGCCGCAGGAGCTGCTGGGGCGCACCCTGATCACGCAGACGGTGACGCTGAGCAGCGACCGCGCCGACAGCATGCTGGTGATGGGCGGGCAGTTCCGCTCGGCGGGTATCCCCACGCTGGTCGAGCACACCTTCGACGCCACTAGCACGCCGCCGCTGCCCAACTTCGAGGAGACCTCGGGCGTGTTCTCGCAGACGCCGCTGCAGGCCACCCAGGTCTACACGGTGGCCTCGTACCTCTCCACCGTCGATCAGGCTAGCCTGCGCGCCGCTGGCGAGGCCTACCCCGACTGGGTGCGCACGCGCTACCTGCAGCTGCCCGAGACGATGAGCCAGCGCGTGGCCGAGCAGGCCCACCAGATCGTGCGGCAAGCCAGCGCCACTAGCCCCTACGATAAGGCCGTGGCCATCCAGGCCTTCCTGCGCACCTACGTCTACGACGAGAAGCGCCAGGCCCCGCCGACCGACACCGACTGGGCCGACTACTTCATCTTCGAGAGCAAGCGCGGCTACTGCGACGACTTCGCCACGGCCATGATCGTGATGCTGCGGGCCGAGGGCGTGCCCGCGCGGCTGGCCCAGGGCTACGCGGGCGGCAGCTTCGACCAGGATCTGGGGGCCTATGTGGTGCGCGAGAGCGTGGCCCACAGCTGGCCCGAGGTCTACTTCCCCGGCTTCGGCTGGCAGCGCTTCGAGCCGACCCCCGCATCCTACGCCGATCTGCCGGTGCGCCCAGCGGTGAGCCTCACCGCCACGCCGCTGGCCAGCACCACACCGCTCACATCCACCAGCACCCTGGGCGACCGCGAGCGCGAGGATCTGGAGCTGCAGCAGCGCATCCCCGCCCCTGGCGGCCCCATCCCGCAGGCCGACGCAGCCCAGCAGCGGGCGCTGGCCACCGCGCTGGCCATCCTGGCCGCGCTCGGCGCGCTGGTGGCGCTGTTCTTCATCCTGCTCAATATTGGCCTGCGCGGCCTCTCGCCCACGGCGGCGATCTACACCCGCCTGGCGCGGCTGGCTGGGTGGGCTGGCATCCGCCACGAGCCGCACCTGACCCCCGCCGAGTACGGCCAGCGCATCGGCGAGGCCTTGCCCGAGCAGCGCGAGGCGGTCAACCAGATTGTAGGCAGCTATGTGCGCGAGCGCTACAAGGGCAGCACGGCCAGCTCGCCGGTGGAGCGGGCATGGCAGGCGCTGCGCCCCGCCCTGATCGGGCATATGCTCGCGCGCCCCTTCCAGGCGCTGCGCCCGCCGAAGGGCCGAGGCTAG